A portion of the Burkholderia sp. GAS332 genome contains these proteins:
- a CDS encoding Penicillin binding protein transpeptidase domain-containing protein — protein MNRPLVRLPLRTTGTAPVRKWLKWGLAAAFLLALAFAARFMQVEIETSRLQARYLSELTRDVGFSVENGPSHSIRFPQADKGPYDSRLGYALLPSFQKRLLERGFEISAQSRDSERMLSLADNGLFIPYAEKDQAGLQLFDGTGAPLFGAQFPGRVYDSFDSIPPLVVNSLLFIEDRYLLDPDQPNRNPAIDWGRFSRALVDQGARVFNRHQSTPGGSTLATQIEKFRHSADGRTATPPEKLRQIASASVRAYLNGPQTMPARQQIVVHYLNSVPLAAQPGIGEINGIGDGLAAWYGRDFNDVNRILKAPSTEENLAEQGEAFRQVLSLMIAQRAPSYLLNHGYTELDRLTDSYLRLLATGGVISIPLRDAALSAQVDLRHASHKTQNPDSYVSRKAVTSMRSHLLAALGIPSFYELDRLDLQAKGTLNNAVQQAVSERLAAAATRDGAQAAGIVGYEMLRPADDPSKIAYSFTLFERRDGANLVRVQTDSVNQPFDINSGARLNLGSTAKMRTVVTYLQIVSDLHARYGSMSIPELKAVKPDPNDQLTRWALDYLTHTPDRSLQAMLDAAVERKYSASPGETFYTGGGAQTFNNFDSDDNSRILTVHRAFQHSVNLVFVRLMRDIVHYEMVQTTGPSSQWLGDPAIRKMYLTRFADQESRVYMNRFYTKYHGKAPEQQLALLLLGVRKSPPKVATVLRSVAPDESNAWFNAKMRAALKNTPAASMLDDEDLGDLYDKYAIDRFNLNDRGYISSVHPLELWTLNYLRAHPDATLEQIENASRDVRLSTYSWLFKTRYHATQDRRIKRMVELRAYDAIGKSWQALGYPFATLTPSYAAAIGASGDRPAALAQLIGVIANDGNKVPTETLTQLDFANNTPYETHFQRAAVAPQQQISPEIAGVVKGLLRDVVLGGTAKRLAQGMTFPDGQTLEIYGKTGTGDQRFNVWAKGARLIESRKVNRSATFVFVMGDRFYGTLTAWVHEPYAAHYEFTSALSVQLLKSLAPVLQPLLQNPPAKTASVAKVAAQ, from the coding sequence ATGAATCGGCCACTGGTTCGGTTACCGCTTCGCACGACTGGCACGGCGCCCGTCAGGAAGTGGCTCAAATGGGGGCTGGCAGCGGCGTTTCTGCTCGCGCTGGCTTTCGCGGCGCGCTTTATGCAGGTCGAGATCGAAACATCGCGACTGCAGGCGCGCTATCTCTCCGAACTCACGCGCGACGTAGGTTTCTCCGTCGAGAACGGTCCAAGTCATTCCATCCGCTTTCCTCAGGCAGACAAAGGCCCCTACGACAGCCGCCTCGGCTACGCGTTGCTGCCGTCGTTCCAGAAGCGATTGCTCGAACGCGGGTTTGAAATCAGCGCACAGTCGCGCGATTCCGAACGGATGCTGTCGCTGGCCGATAACGGTCTATTTATTCCTTACGCCGAAAAAGATCAGGCGGGGCTGCAACTCTTCGACGGTACCGGCGCGCCGCTCTTTGGTGCACAGTTTCCGGGCCGCGTTTATGACAGTTTCGATTCGATCCCGCCGCTGGTCGTCAATTCGCTGTTGTTTATCGAAGACCGCTATCTGCTCGATCCGGATCAGCCGAACCGCAATCCGGCGATCGACTGGGGACGCTTTAGCCGCGCGCTAGTCGACCAGGGCGCGCGCGTGTTCAACCGGCATCAGTCGACGCCCGGCGGCAGCACGCTCGCTACGCAGATCGAGAAGTTCCGTCACTCGGCGGACGGGCGCACGGCAACGCCGCCGGAAAAATTGCGGCAAATCGCATCGGCCTCCGTACGCGCCTATCTGAATGGCCCGCAGACGATGCCCGCGCGCCAGCAGATCGTCGTTCACTATCTCAACTCGGTGCCGCTTGCCGCGCAACCGGGTATCGGCGAAATCAATGGGATTGGCGACGGTCTGGCCGCCTGGTATGGTCGCGATTTCAACGACGTCAACCGCATTCTCAAAGCGCCGTCGACCGAAGAGAATCTGGCGGAGCAGGGCGAGGCGTTTCGCCAGGTGCTGTCACTGATGATCGCGCAGCGGGCGCCGTCGTATTTGCTGAATCACGGCTATACCGAACTCGATCGTCTGACGGATAGCTATTTACGGCTGCTGGCGACCGGTGGCGTCATTTCGATTCCGCTGCGCGATGCTGCGCTGTCCGCGCAAGTGGATCTGCGCCACGCGTCGCACAAAACGCAGAACCCGGACTCGTACGTGTCGCGCAAGGCCGTCACGTCGATGCGCTCGCATCTGTTGGCGGCGCTCGGCATTCCGAGTTTCTATGAACTCGACCGGCTCGACTTGCAGGCGAAAGGCACGCTCAACAACGCTGTGCAGCAGGCCGTGAGTGAACGCCTCGCCGCCGCCGCGACGCGCGATGGCGCGCAAGCCGCCGGGATCGTCGGCTATGAAATGCTGCGCCCCGCCGACGATCCGTCGAAAATCGCCTATAGCTTCACGCTGTTCGAACGGCGTGACGGCGCGAACCTCGTGCGGGTGCAAACCGACAGCGTCAACCAGCCGTTCGACATCAACTCCGGCGCGCGGCTGAATCTCGGGTCGACCGCGAAGATGCGTACTGTGGTGACATATTTGCAGATCGTCTCCGACCTGCATGCGCGTTATGGCTCGATGAGCATACCGGAACTGAAAGCCGTGAAGCCCGATCCGAACGATCAGCTTACGCGCTGGGCGCTCGATTATCTGACGCATACCCCGGATCGCTCACTGCAAGCCATGCTTGATGCTGCTGTGGAACGCAAATACTCGGCGAGCCCGGGTGAAACGTTCTATACGGGCGGCGGTGCGCAGACCTTCAACAACTTCGACTCCGACGACAACAGCCGTATTCTGACCGTGCACCGCGCCTTCCAGCATTCGGTGAATCTGGTGTTCGTGCGGCTGATGCGCGATATCGTCCACTACGAGATGGTGCAGACCACTGGACCATCGTCGCAATGGTTGGGCGATCCGGCAATCCGCAAGATGTATCTCACGCGTTTCGCCGATCAGGAAAGCCGTGTGTACATGAATCGTTTCTACACGAAGTACCACGGCAAAGCGCCCGAACAGCAGTTGGCCTTGCTGCTGCTCGGCGTGCGCAAATCGCCGCCTAAGGTGGCGACGGTGTTGCGCAGCGTCGCACCGGATGAATCGAATGCGTGGTTCAACGCGAAGATGCGGGCCGCGTTGAAGAACACGCCGGCGGCCTCCATGCTGGACGATGAGGATCTGGGGGACCTGTACGATAAGTATGCGATCGACCGCTTCAATCTGAACGATCGCGGCTACATTTCGAGCGTGCATCCGCTGGAACTGTGGACGCTCAACTATCTGCGCGCCCATCCCGATGCGACGCTCGAGCAGATCGAAAACGCGAGCCGCGACGTGCGTCTGTCGACGTATTCCTGGCTCTTCAAGACCCGCTATCACGCTACCCAGGATCGCCGCATCAAACGGATGGTTGAACTGCGCGCGTACGATGCGATCGGCAAGTCGTGGCAGGCGCTCGGTTATCCGTTCGCGACGCTCACGCCGTCGTATGCGGCAGCGATTGGCGCGTCCGGCGACCGGCCGGCCGCGCTCGCGCAACTGATCGGCGTGATTGCCAACGACGGCAACAAGGTGCCGACCGAAACCCTCACGCAACTCGACTTCGCGAACAATACGCCATACGAAACGCATTTCCAGCGTGCGGCCGTGGCGCCACAGCAGCAGATTTCGCCGGAGATCGCCGGGGTAGTGAAGGGGCTGTTGCGCGATGTTGTATTAGGCGGCACGGCTAAGCGTCTCGCCCAAGGCATGACGTTCCCTGATGGTCAGACACTTGAGATCTACGGCAAGACCGGTACAGGCGATCAGCGCTTCAATGTGTGGGCCAAAGGCGCGCGCCTGATCGAGTCGCGCAAGGTGAACCGCAGCGCAACCTTCGTGTTTGTGATGGGAGATCGCTTCTACGGCACGCTGACCGCCTGGGTGCATGAACCGTATGCGGCCCATTACGAGTTCACCAGCGCACTCTCGGTGCAGTTGCTGAAGTCGTTGGCGCCGGTACTGCAGCCGTTGCTGCAAAACCCGCCTGCTAAAACTGCTTCTGTAGCGAAGGTGGCGGCACAATGA
- a CDS encoding Sugar kinase of the NBD/HSP70 family, may contain an N-terminal HTH domain — METTGTRSPLKRTVGSNQVGMRQFNERIVLQTIRLHGPLPKAEVGRLTRLSMQTVSMIVDRLIDDGLLEKQARVRGRIGQPSVPIALRADGAYTIGIKVGRRSLDVLAMDFAGHVVCRDVFEYAYPDSRTLFPALDSKLARVNQTLGARANKVVGVGVAAPLWLGGWRDFLGAPQEALDAWHEIDLRTRIAAMTGLPVEFAKDTTAACAAELVMGQGRGIHNFLYLFVGTFIGGGLVIDGRLHGGPHDNAGAVGSIPLRDGSARKPARQLLHAASGFVLEQLLIDSGAPAGAAHDHRALSPELWRQTEQWLDTACPAIASALTNAAALLDLEAVVIDGELDRQLVREIIRRTERVLDRFEWEGMVRPQLLEGTIGADARAMGGAILPLYAHFAPVHELFLKPATDAGY; from the coding sequence ATGGAAACCACCGGTACACGTTCCCCCCTCAAACGCACGGTCGGCTCGAATCAGGTCGGCATGCGGCAGTTCAACGAACGGATCGTCCTGCAGACGATCCGTCTGCACGGGCCCTTGCCGAAAGCCGAGGTGGGCCGTCTCACGCGTCTGTCGATGCAGACGGTGTCGATGATCGTCGACCGTCTGATCGACGACGGCTTGCTCGAAAAGCAGGCGCGCGTGCGCGGCCGCATCGGTCAGCCCTCGGTACCGATCGCATTGCGTGCCGACGGGGCGTACACCATCGGCATCAAGGTGGGACGCCGCAGTCTCGACGTACTGGCAATGGATTTCGCGGGCCACGTCGTGTGCCGCGACGTATTCGAGTATGCCTACCCCGACTCGCGCACGCTATTCCCCGCGCTCGACAGCAAACTGGCGCGCGTGAATCAGACGCTCGGCGCGAGGGCGAACAAAGTGGTGGGCGTGGGCGTGGCGGCGCCGTTGTGGCTCGGCGGCTGGCGCGACTTTCTCGGCGCGCCGCAGGAAGCACTGGACGCGTGGCACGAGATCGACTTGCGCACCCGTATCGCGGCGATGACGGGCTTGCCCGTCGAGTTCGCCAAAGACACCACCGCCGCCTGCGCCGCCGAACTCGTAATGGGCCAAGGGCGCGGGATTCACAATTTTCTCTACCTGTTCGTCGGCACGTTTATCGGCGGCGGTCTGGTGATCGACGGCCGTTTGCATGGCGGGCCGCATGACAACGCGGGCGCTGTCGGTTCGATTCCGTTAAGAGACGGCAGCGCGCGCAAGCCGGCGCGGCAACTGCTGCACGCAGCATCGGGATTCGTTCTGGAACAATTGTTGATCGACTCGGGCGCGCCGGCTGGCGCCGCGCATGATCATCGCGCGTTGTCGCCCGAACTGTGGCGGCAGACCGAACAATGGCTCGATACCGCGTGCCCTGCGATCGCCAGTGCGTTGACCAATGCGGCTGCCCTGCTCGACCTGGAAGCGGTGGTGATCGACGGCGAGCTCGACCGGCAACTGGTGCGCGAAATCATCCGTCGAACCGAGCGCGTGCTCGATCGCTTCGAATGGGAAGGTATGGTGCGCCCGCAACTGCTGGAAGGCACCATCGGTGCCGATGCGCGGGCCATGGGCGGTGCGATTCTGCCGCTATACGCGCATTTCGCGCCCGTGCACGAACTTTTTCTTAAGCCGGCGACGGACGCGGGCTATTAG
- a CDS encoding mannose ABC transporter ATP-binding protein /fructose ABC transporter ATP-binding protein /ribose ABC transporter ATP-binding protein produces the protein MSTSTSASTVMPVLQARGLVKRYGNVTALDGCDFEVLPGEILAVIGDNGAGKSSLIKALSGATVPDEGEILLDGKPVKFRSPLDARAQGIETVYQELAVAPAMSIAENLFLARELVKPGWRGSIFKMIDKRRMLDEATAHMKDLQIGIRSMRQAVETLSGGQRQGVAVARSAAFARHVVILDEPTAALGVKEGNMVLELIRRVRERGLPVILISHNMPHVFEVADRIHIQRLGRRAAVVNTKDIHMSEAVAIMTGAKEADVKAIA, from the coding sequence ATGTCGACATCTACTTCCGCTTCCACCGTGATGCCCGTTCTGCAGGCACGCGGACTCGTCAAACGTTACGGCAACGTCACCGCGCTCGACGGCTGCGATTTCGAGGTCCTTCCCGGCGAGATTCTCGCTGTGATCGGCGATAACGGCGCGGGCAAGTCGTCGTTGATCAAGGCGCTTTCTGGCGCTACCGTCCCCGATGAAGGCGAAATCCTGCTCGACGGCAAGCCGGTCAAATTCCGCAGCCCGTTGGATGCACGCGCGCAAGGCATCGAAACCGTGTACCAGGAACTCGCGGTGGCGCCCGCCATGAGCATCGCCGAAAACCTGTTTCTCGCCCGTGAGCTCGTCAAACCGGGCTGGCGCGGTTCGATCTTCAAGATGATCGACAAGCGCCGCATGCTCGACGAAGCCACCGCGCACATGAAGGATTTGCAAATCGGTATCCGTTCGATGCGCCAGGCGGTCGAAACGCTCTCCGGCGGCCAGCGTCAAGGCGTGGCCGTAGCGCGCAGCGCGGCGTTCGCGCGGCATGTGGTGATTCTCGACGAGCCCACCGCCGCGCTCGGCGTCAAGGAAGGCAACATGGTGCTCGAACTGATCCGCCGCGTGCGCGAGCGGGGACTGCCGGTGATCCTGATCAGCCACAACATGCCGCACGTGTTCGAAGTCGCGGACCGCATTCATATCCAGCGGCTCGGCCGGCGCGCCGCGGTGGTGAACACCAAAGACATCCACATGTCGGAGGCCGTGGCGATCATGACGGGCGCGAAGGAAGCGGACGTCAAGGCGATTGCATGA
- a CDS encoding mannose ABC transporter membrane protein /fructose ABC transporter membrane protein /ribose ABC transporter membrane protein: protein MSTPSAPAAHSRTFADRLPSLAEIGPLIALLLACGFFISQSNRFLSFQNLSLILQQTMVVATIAIGQTLIVLTGGIDLSCGMVMAFGSIIMTKFAVTLGVPPVLAILCGVAASTLFGALNGVLITRIKLPAFIVTLGTLNIAFALTQIYSNAESVSNLPDAIMFLGNTFKFGPADVTYGTVLTLLMYAATWFVLRDTVPGRHLYALGNNPEAARLMGLSSQKILLTVYSLAGAIYGIAALLSVSRTGVGDPQAGQTENLDSITAVVLGGTSLFGGRGSIVGTLLGALIVGVFRNGLTLIGVSSVYQVLITGMLVILAVAADKLSHRRG from the coding sequence CCTGCGGCTTCTTCATTTCACAGAGCAACCGGTTCCTGTCGTTCCAGAACCTCTCGCTGATCCTGCAACAGACGATGGTGGTCGCCACGATCGCGATCGGCCAGACGCTGATCGTGCTGACAGGCGGGATCGATCTGTCGTGCGGGATGGTGATGGCGTTCGGTTCGATCATCATGACCAAATTCGCGGTCACGCTCGGCGTGCCGCCCGTTCTCGCGATTCTGTGCGGTGTCGCCGCGAGCACGCTGTTCGGCGCGCTCAACGGCGTGCTGATCACGCGGATCAAATTGCCGGCCTTTATCGTCACGCTGGGCACACTGAATATTGCGTTCGCGCTCACGCAAATCTATTCGAATGCGGAGAGCGTCTCGAACCTGCCGGACGCGATCATGTTCCTCGGCAACACGTTCAAGTTCGGCCCCGCCGATGTCACCTACGGCACGGTCCTCACGCTGCTGATGTATGCGGCGACGTGGTTCGTCTTGCGCGACACCGTGCCCGGCCGGCATTTGTATGCGCTCGGCAATAACCCCGAAGCCGCACGCCTGATGGGTCTCTCGTCGCAGAAGATTTTGCTCACCGTGTATTCGCTGGCCGGTGCGATCTACGGCATCGCCGCGCTATTGTCGGTGTCGCGCACCGGGGTCGGCGACCCGCAGGCCGGGCAAACCGAGAATCTCGACAGTATTACCGCGGTGGTGTTGGGCGGCACGAGTCTGTTCGGCGGGCGCGGCTCGATTGTGGGCACGCTGCTCGGCGCGCTGATTGTCGGCGTGTTTCGCAATGGCTTGACGCTGATCGGCGTCTCGTCGGTCTACCAGGTGTTGATCACCGGCATGCTCGTGATTCTCGCGGTGGCCGCGGACAAACTTTCCCATCGTCGCGGTTGA